One window of Flavobacterium dauae genomic DNA carries:
- a CDS encoding ISAon1 family transposase → MGGFFGVNGKKLQRQYKKHLSSFSTWQPKEHAHQWIVYPQNIGTHLAIDEVALSQGELYTIVTNKKAKGKKGSLVAIIAGTKTEQVIEHISKIDLKKRQAVIEITLDMANSMKLIAKKCFPKAVQVTDRFHVQKLTLEALQELRIKHRWEAMDKENQAVLQAKSENKTYNPPILNNGDTVKQLLVRSRYLLYKSREKWTKNQEERAEILFKLYPDIKTAYSLSAQLRTIYNSKNDKNSAMLKLAHWYRKVEEAGFKNFNIVLNTIKGNYQSILNYFDNRSTNASAEAFNAKIKAFRSQFRGVRKIDFFLFRLSKLFA, encoded by the coding sequence ATCGGAGGGTTCTTTGGCGTTAACGGCAAAAAACTTCAAAGGCAATATAAAAAACATCTCAGCTCATTTAGCACTTGGCAACCCAAGGAACACGCTCATCAATGGATTGTTTACCCCCAAAACATTGGTACGCATTTGGCAATTGACGAAGTAGCCTTGTCTCAAGGCGAACTTTATACCATTGTTACCAATAAAAAAGCCAAGGGTAAAAAAGGATCATTAGTTGCCATTATTGCCGGAACCAAAACAGAACAAGTTATTGAACATATTAGTAAAATAGATTTAAAAAAAAGACAAGCAGTTATTGAAATTACTTTAGATATGGCTAATTCTATGAAGTTAATAGCCAAAAAATGTTTTCCAAAAGCAGTACAAGTGACAGATCGTTTCCACGTGCAAAAATTAACCTTAGAAGCGTTACAAGAACTTAGAATAAAGCATCGATGGGAAGCTATGGATAAAGAAAATCAAGCCGTACTACAAGCTAAATCAGAAAACAAAACATATAACCCACCAATTTTAAACAATGGCGATACTGTAAAGCAATTGTTGGTCAGAAGCCGTTATTTACTGTATAAATCAAGAGAAAAATGGACAAAAAATCAAGAAGAAAGAGCCGAAATCCTATTTAAATTATATCCCGATATTAAAACAGCATATTCTTTATCCGCACAACTACGAACTATCTACAATAGTAAAAACGATAAAAATAGTGCTATGCTAAAATTAGCACATTGGTATAGAAAAGTAGAAGAAGCGGGCTTTAAAAACTTCAATATTGTTCTCAATACCATAAAGGGTAATTACCAATCAATACTAAACTATTTCGATAATCGAAGCACCAATGCATCAGCAGAGGCTTTTAATGCTAAAATTAAAGCTTTTAGATCACAATTTAGAGGTGTTAGAAAAATTGATTTTTTTCTGTTTAGATTATCTAAGCTTTTTGCTTAA
- a CDS encoding tyrosine-type recombinase/integrase: MTKKVISKLEIPKKITYYCARHSFATILKFNNISIDIIKEALGHKDIKSTMSYLNTLPSNTLDKMIDDVINF, translated from the coding sequence ATTACGAAAAAGGTTATTTCCAAACTTGAAATCCCAAAGAAGATAACTTATTATTGTGCCAGACATTCTTTTGCAACGATATTGAAGTTCAACAACATCTCTATTGATATTATTAAAGAAGCTCTGGGACATAAAGATATAAAATCGACAATGTCCTATCTGAATACACTTCCAAGCAACACTTTGGATAAAATGATTGATGATGTAATCAATTTTTAA
- a CDS encoding DUF1599 domain-containing protein, with protein MKNTSEQYDKIISICRNLYVKKLHDYGCAWRILRLPSLTDQIYIKAQRIRSLQENSVRKVDEDESSEFIGIINYSIMALIQLEKGIANQPDLSNEEAIELYDKHIAIAKELMLNKNHDYGEAWRDMRISSHTDIILQKLLRIKQIEDNKGKTLVSEGIDANYQDIINYAVFALILMDFATN; from the coding sequence ATGAAAAATACTTCTGAACAATACGACAAAATAATTTCGATTTGCCGAAACCTATATGTCAAAAAATTACACGATTATGGCTGTGCCTGGCGCATTTTAAGACTACCTTCGCTTACGGATCAAATTTATATTAAAGCACAGCGAATTCGTTCTTTGCAAGAAAACAGCGTTCGAAAAGTAGATGAAGATGAAAGTTCTGAGTTTATCGGAATCATTAATTACAGCATTATGGCGTTGATTCAGCTAGAAAAAGGTATCGCCAATCAACCCGATTTATCTAACGAAGAAGCAATTGAATTATACGATAAACATATTGCCATTGCCAAAGAATTGATGTTGAATAAAAACCACGATTACGGCGAAGCTTGGCGCGATATGCGTATTTCGTCGCACACCGATATTATTCTGCAAAAATTGTTGCGTATTAAACAGATTGAAGATAATAAAGGAAAAACATTGGTTTCGGAAGGAATCGATGCCAATTATCAAGACATCATCAATTACGCTGTTTTTGCTTTAATTTTAATGGATTTTGCTACTAATTAA
- a CDS encoding BT_3928 family protein has translation MKILTQFCRFFVGILFIFSGLIKLNDPVGFSFKLDEYFSEAVFNLPFLQEFSLALAVILVIVEVLLGVMLLLGYFKKLTLWLLLLMIVFFTFLTFYSAYFNKVTDCGCFGDAIKLTPWESFSKDVILLVLILILFAGQKYIKPLFNKVGNTAITLIALAACSFMAYYVLNHLPIVDFRAYKVGTNIKNAMEIPEDAPKSIYDIVFTYKVDGVEKQFKMEELTNLPANAEFVSREEHLIQKGYEPPIHDLTMDLEGQDYTPEVLAAPKALLIVAYDLNKASEKGLQTINETVKKAQLAGYEVIGLTASDRSIVDHIKSKYNLDLDFYFCDGTTLKTIERANPSYITLENGVIKDKKHWNDVKDLMIK, from the coding sequence ATGAAAATACTAACCCAATTTTGCAGATTTTTTGTCGGAATATTATTTATTTTTTCAGGATTAATCAAATTAAATGATCCTGTTGGTTTTTCGTTTAAATTAGACGAATATTTCTCGGAAGCAGTTTTTAACCTGCCTTTTCTACAAGAATTTTCATTAGCCTTAGCCGTAATTTTAGTCATTGTCGAAGTACTTTTGGGCGTGATGCTTTTATTGGGATATTTTAAAAAGTTAACTCTTTGGCTTTTATTGTTAATGATTGTTTTCTTTACATTCTTAACCTTTTATTCAGCATATTTCAATAAAGTAACAGATTGCGGTTGTTTTGGCGATGCGATTAAATTAACGCCTTGGGAATCATTTTCTAAAGACGTGATCCTTTTAGTATTGATTTTAATTTTATTTGCAGGTCAAAAATACATCAAACCCTTATTCAATAAAGTCGGAAATACTGCCATTACGCTTATTGCTTTAGCAGCTTGTAGTTTTATGGCGTATTATGTGTTGAATCATTTGCCAATTGTAGATTTTAGAGCGTATAAAGTGGGAACAAACATTAAAAATGCTATGGAAATTCCGGAAGATGCACCAAAATCTATTTATGATATTGTGTTTACTTATAAAGTGGACGGAGTTGAAAAACAGTTTAAAATGGAAGAATTAACGAATCTTCCTGCAAATGCCGAATTTGTTTCGCGCGAAGAGCATTTAATCCAAAAAGGATACGAACCGCCCATTCACGATTTAACAATGGATTTGGAAGGGCAAGATTATACTCCGGAAGTTTTGGCAGCACCGAAAGCCTTGTTGATTGTAGCTTACGATTTAAACAAAGCCAGCGAAAAAGGTTTGCAAACCATTAACGAAACCGTTAAAAAAGCACAATTGGCAGGTTATGAAGTGATTGGTTTAACTGCATCAGACAGATCAATTGTCGATCATATTAAATCAAAATACAACTTAGATTTAGATTTTTATTTCTGTGACGGAACCACTTTAAAGACCATTGAACGTGCCAATCCAAGTTATATTACATTAGAAAACGGTGTAATTAAAGATAAAAAACACTGGAACGATGTAAAGGATTTGATGATTAAATAA
- a CDS encoding tetratricopeptide repeat protein codes for MKKVILLLLIIFSQLSFGQENFLEKGNTLMQQGKHEEAQEIFENALKEDPQNLLYKNQIALALINQRKNDEAEIIIQEVLKIDSLNVASLWYGGINNFMAENGSFKKAVNYFEKAYDLIDKNSSQFFAVNYFIGKSYRNLLYSEGINYEETNRMLETYKKYMELQPNADDVQEIINFIKYIEEKRPPKNVQKWILTNSTKAEQLIKKQLDELQ; via the coding sequence ATGAAAAAGGTTATTTTACTTTTATTAATCATTTTTTCACAATTATCATTTGGACAAGAAAATTTTCTTGAAAAAGGAAATACTCTAATGCAACAAGGTAAACATGAAGAAGCTCAAGAAATATTTGAAAATGCTCTTAAAGAAGATCCACAAAATCTACTTTATAAAAATCAAATTGCATTGGCTTTAATTAATCAAAGAAAAAATGACGAAGCCGAGATTATAATACAAGAAGTTTTAAAAATTGACAGCTTAAATGTTGCTTCTTTGTGGTATGGTGGAATTAATAATTTTATGGCTGAAAATGGAAGTTTCAAAAAAGCAGTAAATTATTTTGAAAAGGCATACGATTTGATAGATAAGAATTCAAGTCAGTTTTTTGCAGTTAATTATTTTATTGGCAAAAGTTATCGAAACCTACTCTATTCTGAAGGAATAAATTATGAAGAAACAAATCGTATGTTAGAAACATACAAGAAATATATGGAGTTACAGCCAAATGCAGATGACGTTCAGGAAATAATAAATTTTATTAAGTACATCGAAGAAAAAAGACCTCCAAAAAATGTCCAAAAATGGATTTTAACCAATAGTACAAAAGCAGAACAATTGATTAAGAAACAACTTGATGAGCTACAATAA
- a CDS encoding ABC transporter permease: MFRYFLNKLGYSFFTLFGVITVVFILFNILPGDPARMMLDQNENSEQLAIIKKKYGFDQPVLNQYFYYLNDLSPVSFHKNNQDHYTFYNKEKYGGTVLFKTSSYKVVLKTPYLRESFQKNGKKVTEIIAHTLPSTVVLAVFSIVIALSIGIVLGVFSALYANSFFDRIIAFVSTLGMSVPSFFSAILFAWIFGFVLHNYTHLNMTGSLYEVDDFGNGTYLALKNTILPAVVLGIRPLAVVIQLMRNSLLEVLNQEYIRTAKAKGLSTYKIITKHALKNAMNPVVTAISGWFASMLAGAVFVEYIFGWNGLGKEIVDALNNLDLPVIMGSVIVVATTFVVITILVDLIYAYLDPKIKLK; this comes from the coding sequence TTGTTCAGATATTTTCTAAATAAATTAGGTTATTCGTTTTTTACGCTTTTTGGCGTCATAACCGTTGTGTTTATCCTGTTCAATATACTGCCGGGCGATCCTGCACGAATGATGCTTGACCAAAATGAAAATTCGGAACAATTAGCTATTATCAAAAAGAAATACGGATTCGATCAACCGGTTCTAAACCAGTATTTTTATTATTTGAACGATTTATCACCGGTTTCGTTTCATAAAAACAACCAAGATCATTATACATTTTATAATAAGGAAAAATATGGAGGAACGGTTTTATTTAAAACTTCGTCATATAAAGTAGTTTTAAAAACACCTTATTTAAGAGAAAGTTTCCAAAAAAATGGCAAAAAAGTAACCGAAATTATTGCACACACACTGCCAAGCACTGTGGTTTTAGCCGTTTTTTCTATTGTTATTGCATTGTCTATCGGAATTGTTTTAGGCGTTTTTTCGGCATTATATGCCAACAGTTTTTTCGATCGTATCATTGCTTTTGTCAGTACGCTGGGTATGAGCGTGCCGTCGTTTTTCAGTGCTATTTTATTTGCCTGGATTTTTGGATTTGTTCTGCATAATTATACACATTTAAATATGACCGGAAGTTTGTACGAAGTTGATGATTTTGGAAACGGCACTTATCTGGCATTAAAAAACACCATATTGCCGGCTGTGGTTTTAGGAATTCGTCCGTTGGCAGTAGTTATTCAGTTAATGCGTAATTCATTGTTAGAAGTTTTAAACCAAGAATATATTCGCACGGCAAAAGCTAAAGGATTATCAACCTATAAAATCATTACCAAACACGCCTTAAAAAACGCAATGAATCCGGTGGTTACTGCAATTTCGGGTTGGTTTGCATCAATGCTTGCCGGAGCCGTTTTTGTTGAATATATTTTTGGTTGGAATGGTTTAGGCAAAGAAATTGTTGATGCACTGAACAATTTAGACCTTCCTGTTATTATGGGATCGGTGATTGTTGTAGCCACCACATTTGTAGTAATTACCATTTTAGTAGATTTAATCTACGCTTATTTAGACCCAAAAATAAAATTGAAATAA
- a CDS encoding TlpA family protein disulfide reductase, translated as MKKVFIALCTLTMIAVSCDTKKADPKTDSEVKELKDAVNVANEQFKTVTLTKEFEDTTGNKISFQNILNKHKGSSIVIDVWASWCPDCIKGFPELKNLQEKYPTTAFVFLSLDKTKDKWQETIKKYNLQGDHYYLNEKMKDEFGTSIELDWIPRYIVVDSQGNIALKKAIVANDSLLIQTLDKLQP; from the coding sequence ATGAAAAAAGTATTTATTGCCCTTTGTACATTAACAATGATTGCTGTTAGTTGCGATACCAAAAAAGCCGACCCAAAGACAGACTCTGAAGTTAAAGAGTTAAAAGACGCTGTAAATGTTGCTAACGAACAATTTAAAACAGTAACTTTAACTAAAGAATTTGAAGATACCACCGGAAATAAGATTTCGTTTCAAAATATTTTAAACAAACACAAAGGAAGCTCAATTGTAATTGATGTTTGGGCATCGTGGTGTCCCGATTGTATTAAAGGATTCCCCGAGTTAAAAAATTTACAGGAAAAATATCCCACTACTGCCTTTGTATTTCTATCGTTAGATAAAACAAAAGATAAATGGCAAGAAACCATCAAAAAATATAATTTGCAAGGAGATCATTATTATTTAAACGAAAAGATGAAAGACGAATTTGGTACTTCGATTGAATTGGACTGGATTCCTCGTTATATCGTTGTTGATTCTCAAGGAAACATTGCACTTAAAAAAGCTATTGTAGCCAATGATTCCCTTTTAATACAAACTTTAGATAAATTACAACCTTAA
- the tpiA gene encoding triose-phosphate isomerase, with product MRHKIIAGNWKMHKNAQETGSFLNDLINEMPEEKEVEVIIAPAFTNLMLATQILEDTNVAVAAQNMHQAEGGAFTGEISADMLTSIGVQTVILGHSERRQYFKETPALLANKVDTALRHKMRVIFCVGEELKDRKSKQFQNVVFYQLKDSLFHLPKEAWENIVIAYEPVWAIGTGETATPEQAQEMHQFIREQVAHQYGDLANNVTILYGGSVKPDNAQTIFSQPDVDGGLIGGAALNVGDFTAIISAI from the coding sequence ATGAGACATAAAATTATTGCCGGAAACTGGAAAATGCACAAAAATGCACAAGAAACCGGTTCTTTTTTAAACGATTTGATCAATGAAATGCCCGAAGAAAAAGAGGTAGAAGTAATTATTGCACCGGCATTTACCAATTTAATGCTGGCAACACAAATTTTAGAAGACACCAATGTTGCCGTGGCTGCACAAAATATGCACCAGGCAGAAGGCGGTGCGTTTACTGGAGAAATTTCTGCCGATATGTTAACAAGTATTGGTGTGCAAACCGTAATTTTAGGGCACAGCGAACGCAGACAATATTTCAAGGAAACTCCTGCCCTTTTGGCAAATAAAGTAGATACAGCGTTGCGTCATAAAATGCGGGTAATTTTTTGTGTAGGCGAAGAATTAAAAGACCGTAAAAGTAAACAGTTTCAAAACGTTGTGTTTTATCAATTAAAAGATTCGTTGTTTCATTTACCAAAAGAAGCCTGGGAAAATATTGTTATTGCATACGAACCTGTTTGGGCAATTGGAACAGGCGAAACGGCAACCCCCGAACAAGCACAAGAAATGCACCAGTTTATCCGCGAACAAGTTGCACATCAATACGGTGATTTAGCAAATAATGTTACCATTTTATACGGCGGAAGTGTAAAACCCGATAACGCACAAACCATTTTTTCGCAACCCGATGTTGATGGTGGTTTAATTGGCGGGGCAGCTTTAAACGTTGGCGATTTTACAGCGATTATTAGTGCTATTTAA
- a CDS encoding outer membrane beta-barrel protein, with protein sequence MMKNKLRSLLLVSGFVLLAQNIQAQANRALWDNLSVEVQYGMNTALSPKEGITTSDYNGFKFFQAGLTYHIDDVWGVRGTFAMSNFQHKDLDDLGVKYSKLTLEATYNILTAVNEVMQPFDVTAHAGFGLGSGKSESLSGSDMVGVAQIGIMPKYNFSEQFAVFLDGTFVNHFSQDFGFDGLGIKQGSASYFNAGLGVQYRFKQ encoded by the coding sequence ATGATGAAAAATAAATTGAGAAGCCTTTTATTGGTGTCAGGATTTGTTTTGCTGGCTCAAAACATTCAAGCACAAGCAAACAGAGCATTGTGGGATAATTTAAGCGTAGAAGTACAATACGGAATGAATACTGCTTTAAGTCCAAAAGAAGGTATTACAACAAGCGATTATAACGGATTTAAATTTTTTCAGGCAGGTTTAACTTATCATATTGATGATGTTTGGGGAGTAAGAGGTACCTTTGCAATGTCAAATTTTCAACATAAAGATTTAGATGATTTAGGTGTTAAGTACAGCAAATTAACATTAGAAGCAACATATAATATTTTAACGGCTGTAAATGAAGTAATGCAACCTTTTGATGTAACTGCACACGCTGGTTTTGGATTGGGTTCAGGAAAAAGCGAAAGTTTGTCAGGATCAGATATGGTGGGTGTAGCACAGATAGGAATTATGCCAAAATATAACTTTTCTGAACAATTTGCCGTTTTTCTTGACGGAACGTTTGTAAACCATTTTAGTCAGGATTTTGGATTTGATGGTTTAGGAATCAAACAAGGTTCTGCAAGTTATTTCAATGCTGGTTTAGGTGTACAATACCGTTTTAAACAATAG
- a CDS encoding TonB-dependent receptor translates to MRKNTYILLFFVISACGFAQTAHIKGVVLNEQNVPVQNVLVQAQNKQVHTNINGFYFLEVAPAESISIQFQAENYLPVTYVESLRENQSFELNIRLSDASEQLQELVIDKNLRQRFEGTTIISPDVIRKIPGANAGVENVLKTLPGVYSNNELSTQYAVRGGNYDENLVYVNEIEVYRPFLIRSGQQEGLSFTNTSMTDKVDFSSGGFQAKYGDKMSSVLDITYRKPEKFGGQLEASLLGGGVTVDLASKDEKWTAITGFRYRNNALLVNSQDVEVDYKPRYLDAQSLITFQPSAKWEWSLLLNASKNVYEYTPLVKRTKFGTIGDAKEMSVYYEGSEIDQYQTYFGAFKGIFKPNLENSYKVIASAYHTKEEEYYDILGEYAMGNVSGDLGGNAGEVEYTVGLGSQLNHGRNNYDALIVSAEVKGQHKRNENEIEWGVRYVSEDIRDRLVEWEVVDSAGFSLAHPYFSTPNNQPYEPYQGELAPYQNVRATNFVKINRLNGFAQWSKRGVIGEHETFMNIGIRGHYWNVDAEGYETSNAQFTISPRVQFAIKPNWDNTDMVFRLSGGLYHQPPSYRELRAMDGSINPDVKAQQAVHVVLSNDYSFKIKETPFKLFTELYYKNMSNVNTYTLENVRIRYRADNNAEAYVYGADVRMNGEIVPGIESWFSVGYLKTEENYNNRGFIARPTDQRLKLGLMFQDYMPSIPNLKLYLNQVYNTPLPGGSPSYVDPYDYQLRLKNYMRTDAGFSYIFKDQTFTSDKKWLQPFEEVSVGFEIYNLFNNENAITNTWVRDVYTKVMYAIPNRMTMRTFNLKINMRW, encoded by the coding sequence TTTGCACAAACGGCTCATATTAAAGGCGTTGTTTTAAACGAGCAGAATGTGCCGGTACAAAACGTTTTGGTTCAGGCCCAGAATAAACAGGTACATACCAATATCAACGGATTTTATTTTTTAGAAGTAGCTCCGGCAGAAAGCATCAGCATACAATTTCAGGCAGAAAATTATCTGCCCGTTACTTATGTAGAATCTTTAAGAGAAAATCAGTCGTTTGAATTAAATATTCGTTTAAGTGATGCTTCAGAACAATTGCAGGAATTGGTTATCGACAAAAATCTGCGTCAGCGTTTTGAAGGTACAACCATTATTTCGCCCGATGTTATCCGCAAAATTCCCGGGGCTAATGCCGGTGTAGAGAATGTTTTAAAAACACTTCCTGGTGTTTATTCCAACAACGAACTTTCAACGCAATATGCGGTTCGCGGCGGAAATTACGATGAAAACCTTGTTTATGTAAATGAAATTGAAGTGTATCGTCCGTTTTTAATCCGATCTGGTCAGCAGGAAGGATTGAGTTTTACCAATACATCTATGACCGATAAAGTCGATTTTTCGTCAGGTGGATTTCAAGCAAAATACGGCGATAAAATGTCGTCTGTTTTAGATATAACCTATCGCAAACCTGAAAAATTTGGTGGACAATTAGAAGCTAGTCTTTTAGGTGGTGGCGTTACGGTTGATTTAGCTTCGAAAGATGAGAAATGGACAGCAATTACAGGTTTCAGATACAGAAATAATGCGTTGCTGGTAAATTCACAAGATGTTGAAGTAGATTACAAACCACGTTATTTAGATGCACAGTCGTTAATTACTTTTCAGCCATCGGCAAAGTGGGAGTGGAGCTTGCTTTTAAACGCTTCAAAAAATGTATATGAATATACGCCTTTGGTAAAACGTACAAAATTTGGAACTATTGGCGATGCAAAAGAAATGTCGGTTTATTACGAAGGATCCGAAATAGATCAATACCAAACTTATTTCGGAGCTTTTAAAGGTATTTTTAAACCCAATTTAGAAAATAGTTATAAAGTAATTGCATCGGCATACCATACCAAAGAAGAAGAATATTACGATATTTTAGGCGAATATGCTATGGGTAATGTAAGTGGCGATTTAGGCGGAAATGCAGGCGAGGTTGAATATACAGTAGGTTTGGGGTCGCAGTTAAATCACGGACGCAATAATTACGATGCCTTAATTGTTAGTGCAGAAGTTAAAGGGCAGCATAAAAGAAATGAAAATGAGATAGAGTGGGGTGTACGTTATGTTTCCGAAGATATTCGCGACCGTTTGGTTGAATGGGAAGTGGTAGATTCGGCAGGATTTTCGTTGGCACATCCGTATTTTTCAACACCAAACAATCAGCCTTACGAACCTTATCAGGGCGAATTAGCACCATACCAAAATGTTCGTGCAACCAATTTTGTAAAAATCAATCGTTTAAACGGATTTGCCCAATGGAGTAAACGTGGGGTAATTGGCGAACATGAAACCTTTATGAATATAGGAATTCGTGGACATTACTGGAATGTTGATGCGGAAGGATACGAAACATCAAACGCACAATTTACCATTAGTCCGCGTGTGCAATTTGCCATAAAACCTAACTGGGATAATACCGATATGGTTTTTCGCTTGTCGGGCGGTTTGTATCATCAACCACCAAGTTACCGCGAACTACGTGCAATGGACGGATCGATCAATCCCGACGTAAAAGCACAGCAAGCTGTTCACGTAGTTTTGTCAAACGATTACAGCTTTAAAATAAAAGAAACGCCATTTAAACTGTTTACCGAATTGTACTATAAAAATATGTCGAACGTAAACACCTATACGTTAGAGAATGTACGGATTCGTTATCGTGCAGATAACAATGCAGAGGCTTATGTTTACGGAGCTGATGTACGTATGAACGGAGAGATTGTTCCGGGAATTGAATCGTGGTTTTCTGTAGGATATTTAAAAACCGAAGAAAATTATAACAATCGTGGTTTTATTGCCCGCCCAACCGATCAGCGTTTAAAGTTAGGATTGATGTTTCAAGACTATATGCCTTCCATTCCCAACTTAAAATTGTATTTAAATCAAGTGTATAATACACCACTTCCGGGTGGTTCACCATCATATGTTGATCCGTATGATTATCAGTTACGATTGAAAAATTATATGCGTACCGATGCCGGTTTTTCGTATATTTTTAAAGATCAAACCTTTACTTCAGATAAAAAATGGTTGCAGCCTTTTGAAGAAGTTTCGGTAGGATTTGAAATTTATAATTTGTTCAACAACGAAAATGCCATTACCAATACCTGGGTACGCGATGTGTACACAAAAGTAATGTATGCCATTCCAAACAGAATGACTATGCGTACTTTTAATTTAAAGATAAATATGCGTTGGTAA